A region of Prosthecobacter debontii DNA encodes the following proteins:
- a CDS encoding sulfatase, which yields MRLWFLLLTSALSLQAAGPNVLFIMTDDFRPELASYGSPAITPNLDRLAKKSVQFQRAYCQQAVCNPSRSSLLTGRRPDTLRLWNNGTHFRELNPEVTTLPLWFKDHGYITRCVGKIFHNWHTTEKGDRRSWSADEFLHYANHGADTPQVTGELPPNQITEPSLRNYGDVPLCECRDVPDEAYYDGRVAAEAVKMLAEVKDQPFFLAVGFWKPHAPFNAPKKYWDLYDRAKLPPLNSNRPEGAPELAFHQSTEILGPVAEQKQPTAAQAAEMRHGYFANISYLDAQLGKVLDALEQSGVAQDTIITFIGDHGYHLGEHTLWGKTSNFDYDARVPFMIARADGKNAGTRTESLAELVDLFPTLVEMCGLPRPEGLEGDSLVKVLEDTSASVKPAAFTQHPRPAYFDREPDKKPKAMGYSVRTGHVRYTEWRDWNTGEVIARELYDHANDPTELKNRAGENTLKEVESHAASLLAQKFPSKKS from the coding sequence ATGCGTCTTTGGTTTCTCCTCCTGACATCTGCCCTCTCTCTCCAAGCCGCCGGCCCTAACGTGCTCTTCATCATGACGGATGATTTCCGTCCTGAATTGGCCAGCTATGGATCCCCTGCCATCACGCCGAATCTGGATCGCTTGGCTAAAAAGAGTGTGCAGTTTCAGCGTGCCTACTGCCAGCAGGCCGTGTGCAATCCCTCTCGCTCCTCCCTGCTCACCGGTCGGCGGCCCGATACCCTCCGTCTCTGGAATAACGGCACCCATTTCCGCGAGTTGAATCCTGAAGTCACCACTCTACCTTTGTGGTTCAAGGACCATGGCTACATCACCCGCTGTGTGGGTAAGATCTTTCACAACTGGCATACCACCGAGAAAGGCGACCGACGCTCATGGAGTGCCGATGAGTTTCTGCACTATGCCAATCATGGGGCCGACACTCCGCAAGTCACTGGTGAACTGCCCCCAAACCAGATCACCGAACCCAGCCTGCGGAACTATGGCGATGTGCCTCTCTGCGAATGCCGCGACGTGCCTGATGAAGCCTACTACGATGGGCGGGTGGCCGCTGAAGCGGTGAAGATGCTAGCGGAGGTCAAAGATCAACCTTTCTTCCTGGCCGTGGGTTTCTGGAAACCTCATGCGCCCTTCAATGCACCCAAGAAGTATTGGGATCTCTATGATCGCGCGAAATTGCCACCCTTGAATTCCAATCGCCCGGAAGGTGCACCTGAGTTGGCCTTCCATCAAAGCACCGAGATTCTCGGACCTGTGGCGGAACAAAAACAACCCACGGCCGCCCAAGCCGCGGAGATGAGGCACGGCTACTTTGCCAACATCAGCTACTTGGACGCTCAGTTAGGCAAAGTATTGGATGCCTTGGAGCAAAGCGGAGTCGCACAGGATACCATCATCACCTTCATCGGCGATCATGGCTATCATCTCGGCGAACACACGCTCTGGGGGAAAACCTCCAACTTCGATTATGATGCCCGCGTCCCCTTCATGATCGCTCGTGCGGATGGCAAAAATGCAGGAACCCGCACCGAGTCCCTCGCTGAGCTGGTGGATCTGTTTCCCACCTTGGTCGAGATGTGTGGCCTGCCTCGCCCTGAAGGCCTGGAAGGGGATAGTCTGGTGAAGGTGCTGGAAGACACCTCTGCCTCGGTCAAACCCGCAGCTTTCACTCAGCATCCACGCCCCGCTTACTTCGACCGTGAACCTGACAAGAAGCCCAAAGCCATGGGCTACAGCGTCCGCACAGGCCACGTGCGCTATACGGAATGGCGCGATTGGAACACAGGCGAAGTCATCGCGCGGGAACTTTATGACCATGCCAACGACCCGACGGAGCTCAAAAACCGCGCTGGAGAGAA